A stretch of DNA from Vibrio crassostreae:
TGTAGGCCATTTATACTTGGCTTTTTCAAGGCGTTTATACCAAAGCGCAAAGCCAGTTTTATCCCAGTACAGCACTTTGATTTTGTCGCGCTGTTTATTGGTGAACAGGAACAGTGCGCCGCTTCCCAAGGGTAAATC
This window harbors:
- the tnpB gene encoding IS66 family insertion sequence element accessory protein TnpB (TnpB, as the term is used for proteins encoded by IS66 family insertion elements, is considered an accessory protein, since TnpC, encoded by a neighboring gene, is a DDE family transposase.); the protein is MGSGALFLFTNKQRDKIKVLYWDKTGFALWYKRLEKAKYKWPTKEQNEVFTLTQLELDRLLSGFTIIGHKPVKINYFTMT